In Zootoca vivipara chromosome 15, rZooViv1.1, whole genome shotgun sequence, the genomic window GGCTGAGCGCAGGCGGGGGAAGGGCAGCGCAGGAGCCTCCCAAGGGCTGGTGATGCCCACAACTGGGAAGGGGCAGCCGGCGTTGGCGCCCTTGCCAGGTAACCCCGACGCTGCCCGCCCGGCGCGGAGCTGTCCAAAGAGGGCGGCGACCCGCaggagctgtccgtggtcctgaAACCCGCTGCGCGGGAGCCGAGTCAGTTAAAGGCGCGCCGCTGCCCTCCGGGATCCCCGGCTGATCCCATCGTCGAGTTCCAGTCTAGCGCCTCCTCCAGCGCGGAGCTGTCCAAAGAGGGCGGCGACCCGCGGGCTCTCTCCCTGGTGCTGAAAAGCCTTGCGAGAGGAGGAGCGCCAGGAAGGGATTTTGAACGGTGCACCTTTGCACTCCTTGATCCTCCTGGCTCGGCTGCTCCCATCGGTCGGTTCCAGCCCGACGCCTCCTCCTCCCGCCCGGATCCAGTTGCGCGGCGACTAAGCTACTAGATCTGGTGGAGAAAGGGGACCCAGCTGCGTCTGCCTTTCCAGGAGCCATGGCTGCGCTAACGAAGGTGGCCGCCGCCTCTTCCCTGCTGGTGGTGGTCCTCTGCGGTAGGTGCTTCCCGCCTGCGGTTCAGGAGACCATGTGAAACGTTTGCATGTGTGAGACAGCCGGAGAGAGGGTTCCGTTTCAGTGGGAAGGATCCTTGAGAAGGTCCTCTGTGAAGTCATTAATTGCCGAGTTGCCCCGCGGGCCTGAGCAGCTCCTCGAGATGGGTTGCCATGGCGAGCTATTGTGCACCACTTTAATTAAGAAAGGGGAGGGTTGTCGTTGTTTCCCGGTTGGGCAGAGACAAAGCGAAACCATGGGCATCGTGTACTTGGATCTGTACCTGCACGGTATCGAGTGAAGCCGGAGGAAAATTGGTTGCAAATTGCAATCACTTTCATATTAACTTtccttttcccacccccaccccaaagagggTCTTATGGAGCTGCCTTCTACCAGTCAGGTCGCTGGTCTATCTAAATCAATATTgtcccaaggtttcaggcaaggagtttCTTCCAGCTCTGCTTGGCTGGTGGAGACGCTCTGAATTAAACTTGGAGCTTGCTTTCTCTCTAGGGAGTCTTTAGAAAAGGAGGCAACAGTCCAAGTACCTTTAAATTCCCGTGTCAAAACTTAGTTTTAAAGATGTTTTCAAGGGGCTTCCAACCATTTCTTCTTTTTACATTTAACGTCCAAAATGCAGTTGCAATAGTGAATCCAGCAGTATTCAGGCAAGACTTTGGATTCCATGCTGTATCTTAGAACACAGTAGTTTGGCTGGGAAGCCTTACAGAGAAACAAGCCCTTAGACTACGGATTTGTCCCTTGTCAGACCGCCCAGTTAAACTGTGGAtcccaaggcaacaaaggaacaGCTGGGAATGAAGCCTGTAAAAATGGATAAACAGGTGTTGGAGGtgtcagagggaaagggttgaagGAGAACATGTTTGCGAAAGTCCAATTTTTTGTGCCAacttttatttaaagcattgtgGGAGGGCAAAATGTGTCCTTGCTCTTCAGTCAATTCTGTGTACTTTTGAGAGTTGAAAGCATTTTCACATGCCACACTTAACAGTTTGTTTGGGGTAcattggttctctccccccctcccctacaTCTGCAATTCCCTAGCTTGGCTAAAATGTGCGTTCAGTTTTTAAATGGCTGTCTTCTCTTTTCTACATTGCCTGAGCAACATTCTCACAGGTGTACAGAAATGGTACAGGAGGGGATTCAGAAATGCTTTCAGAGTTCTGTGCAAAAATGCTCTTCAGAGTAAATGAAACCCCAGAGCAATGTGCTGGCTTCTTGGTGTTTTTCCCGAACCCTGTGTCTCTTGGGGAAACACTGGCACTGTTTGCCTAGCAAATAAAGCTGTCGCTGTTCAGTGTCAGTTAGAAAAGGCACAGTAAGCATTATCTACATGCTTGGCTAGTAGCACTTAAGAGGGAAACATTCAAACTGTTGAGTAGGATCTGACTTGGTGCCAGCTGTTCACATGAACTTGCGCAAACTGTGCTATATATAAGAGAACCACAATGATACTAATTCTGGCATCCTAATTCTCACATAAGAATGGTGATGAAGAGCTCTGTGGAGTCTGGTAGACTGCAATACTGTGTTGGGGATATGACTTTTGAGGGGGGCTTCTgtcttttttaaatgttgtgagCTTTTAGGATGAAATAGCCTTTTACAGATGTCATGTGTGTACAGAAATACAGGTTTTCATAATGTGTTTTGCAGTGTCTCTGGGGAAATGTAAAGAACaaacataatatttttttaaaaaaaaagaacctgggagggaaagggaaaaagagaaaggtGACATTTGCCTTTCTGATTCAAAAAAAAGAACTTGCAGTTCTGGGTTATATAACTTCTGGTTGGTTGACTGTATGTCACATGTGCTTCAATTGTAGCCCAAATAATCAAAGAAACATTGAAATCTCACAATTCAGATTTCTGTGTTGGAGGAATGAGATGGGACACTGCATAAATCTGCAAAGCACTAGTAAATTCAGCACCAAGTTATTATTTAATGTGGATTATTGGTTGAGATAAGCATAggatggaagggttttttttgctaATCCTGGTATTTAATCCATTCTCAACGAATGCCAGTGTTGAATTGAGAGATTTATTTTCACTGAGAATCAGAAGTGTCTTGAATAACAGATTGTTCTCTGTGTCGCTCCACCCCCTctccatgtgtttgtgtgttcctCTGTCTTTTTCCCTTCTTGAAAATGGGTCGCTCTCCCAATTGCACTATATGCTCATATATCCAACTGGGCTGCTGACCCATGGCTCTCCAGTGGGTGTCTGCTCTTCAGTCTGCGTTGAAGTACCGTCAGAGACAGAGGCAGTTCAAGGGTCGCGCATGAAGTTGCTGTGTATCTCCTGCATGAAGCGAGAGGAGGTTTCTGCCAACACTCTGGTTGAGTGGTACTATAAGGCTGAAGGGGGCATAGATGAACCTGTAAGTATTACATTGAATAGCTCTGGCTATGAGCCTgtgaaatgagaaatggaaaaggGGACCCGGAGACGTATTCTCTTCCTTGATAAATGGTGGGAGGAAATAAGGTGAAAAGGATAAATCTCAGGTAATGGGTGGTTATTCTAACCTGGCAAGGAAAACTAGAAAAACGAGGACCATTTGCAAATGCATAGGTATTTGCCTATAACTAGACATTTATTAATAGATGTTTTGATGAGGGTGCTATTCCCAGCAAGACTCTCATCTGGGTCCTCAAACCCCATTAGGCTATCTGCAAAGGAGGCTTTACTGCGAGGTGGCCAGATCTGCTTTCCTAAAAGATTCCTGAGCGCAGGAATCTTACCAACCGTCAGCTTCAGGCAGGCTAGATCAGAAAGGTTAAATGTCCTGACAGCTTAAATGCTGTTCACACATCTTTTCAGAAGCTCTCCAAAATATTTACTGGTCCATGAAGTCACCATCCTGGCAAAACAAAGTGCTAAACTCCAGTTTATTCACAGAGCAGCTGAAGAAAACATATTGGTGTCATAAATGCTTTTGCATTGTTCCTCTTTTTCTGTTCTGACACACAAGGACAGCTGTTCTACAGCTGTTTATAGACCTCAGTTATGACACCTGGCAAAGCACCCAGTGTTGGCCCCACTACTGTCGAGATGCCCCTGTAGCATAATCCAAAGAGACTATCTGTTCATGTTTATTCTTGGGGATCATTTGACATTCTCTCCTGCTCTGCATTATTGCCACCTTATTTTCTTGTTCAAAGGGAGCGTATTAAATGCCAATCCACACATGCATTTGCCACATGTTTTCTTTGTATTCTATATCAATTGGAGCAGGGAAGAAGAGTTTAAGATTAGGGAGGTCTCTGAAGAAGatctttaaaagaagatttttccaaagaaacattttaaacagtCCGGCTTTGTTCCTTGCAACAGAAGACAGCACAGAGGTCTGAAAATAACAGCACCCTTCCTTATTCTGCTCTCTACAGATCTACAAGTACGAGAATGAGAAGCAGGAACTTGGGAGCCGCTTCCGTGGTCGGCTCCAATGGGACGGGAGCATAGACATGCAGGATGTGTCCATCTCCGTGCTCAACATCTCTTTGAATGATTCGGGGATCTACACCTGCAATGTCACTCGGGAATTCAACTTCGAGGTTCATCGCCCAGTTGTCACCCGCTCTACACTGATCCGTCTCAcggtggtggaggagggtacGAAGGATGACGGGCATGTCCCTTAATTCTGGTGCCTCTTGGCAGTGGGTCTCTTGCAGTCACACACAAGTGGTGATGCAGAAGTTGGTATTTTGtgtaaggaaggggggggggagacgacttAAGTTTCAAGCAGTTTCTCCCACATTTGCATTCCGTAAAGCAGACTGAAGGATTTGTCAAGGGCCAAATTAAGGATGACTTCCTAGGTGACCCCGAGACACTCACTGGTTAAACATGAATGGCGTTTTATAGCCTTGATGCCAAATAACCCTTAAACTACTCTGAccactatttttttgggggggggggagagaaagtggaCATTTTCTCTGATCCATAGAAGGGACACACAGTTCAATCTTGCAAGGGCCCTGTTCATTTCTTACTTCCTTTAAAATACCTGAGATACATTTAGCGGAAGAATTAGGCCTGAAATCATTTCGAATGATTTTCACTCCATGTTAGTGAGCTGAACAAACGAGCAGCAAAAATTGCATGTGTACAGTTTTGCCTTCGGAAAACTTGGTTCCAAAGTTTACTTTGGAGCTTTATCTCACCATCCCTTTGTCACCATTCCCCACAAGGGACTTTTGGGGAGTCAAGGCAGAATGTAATGAAATGGGGCTTGTGATGGacttggtatatatatatatggcattgtTTTCCACACTGGCCAAGTTTTAGGCCGGGTGTAAAAATAGTCCCTTAATTCAAAACTATAGACTTTTTGCTTCTGTCTACCCTCTAAAACAGAACCCTCCCACTCCCACAAAACTTTTGGGTCATTAGGAAACTCATGTCTTCCATGTGGCAATATAGTTTTAGTTCAGAGTTTGTTTACCTGTAAAAATAGGAGAGGTTCTTTCCCACCTCCAGTCACCCCAGATTTGAACTCAGTTCACCACAATGTTtatcataagaatgtaagaagagcctgaaTGTAAGAAGGCCAGTAGCACagctaatccagcatcctgtgctcacagaTGCTTGTGGAAAACCCTCAAGCACAGGAGTGCTCTCCTCTTCCAGCAACTCATATGCATAAGTATTACAGCTTCCGCCCATgaaggtagagcatagccattgtcgCTAGTGGCCACTGAAAacctcctcttccatgaatttgctcaatcctcttttaaagccattccagTTGGCGACCATcaatgcctcctgtgggagggagggaggttctctctctctctctctctctctctctctctctctctctctctctctctctctcatctatcctgaatctttcaacattcaggaTGTCCATTAATTCTATTGTTATGAGGGAGAAAAGCTCTTCTTTCTCCATGCCAAGCTTAATTTTATAAATGCCCACTATGTCACCTCTTATTTgtcttttctctgaactaaaaagtcccaagtcCTTGTAGGAaatcacatcatcatcatttagttTCTTTCAATGAGTCGTCAAAACTGGGCTCATTGGGGGGGGAAAGGATTGTCCGTAGGCTGTTCTCTAATGGCTTGCTGAGACTGTCAGTTTCAACAGAAGCAGCGCTAAATGGTTGTTGAACTAAATATGGCTCCCTCCTGTTGCATCTCATTCCTTACGCTGTGTCTatattgttttctctctctctccccctctgccaaCAGCTGTGTACCCCTTTCTCTGTGTCCTTTTTTCCTCTGTCTCTTCCCTTGCTGAAGATCCCTCCCCGAGTTTCTTGGTGGTTGTTTCCTTGTCTTCAGCACAATatagaacatctgcagatggGGAAAGTAAAGAAACAGGAAACAAAAGGAGAGCCTGTCAGGGTTCCAGGATGGGCACAGACGTAGCTCTGTTTGTCCCAAGCAAAGTATGTCATCTGAGCGACTCTGCACGTTTGCGCATGCGCTAAGGAgaacatatagaatcatagggttggaaaggaccccaggggtcatctagcccaccccaaTTGCACCTAAACTATATGTGCAAATGTCAGCCTTATTGCCAATGGTGCAGTGGGT contains:
- the SCN3B gene encoding sodium channel subunit beta-3 isoform X1 is translated as MCLCVPLSFSLLENGSLSQLHYMLIYPTGLLTHGSPVGVCSSVCVEVPSETEAVQGSRMKLLCISCMKREEVSANTLVEWYYKAEGGIDEPIYKYENEKQELGSRFRGRLQWDGSIDMQDVSISVLNISLNDSGIYTCNVTREFNFEVHRPVVTRSTLIRLTVVEEAGEDLTSVISEIMMYILLVFLTLWLLVEMIYCYRKVAKAEEVAQENATDYLAIPSENKENCAVPVDEE
- the SCN3B gene encoding sodium channel subunit beta-3 isoform X2 gives rise to the protein MAALTKVAAASSLLVVVLCVGVCSSVCVEVPSETEAVQGSRMKLLCISCMKREEVSANTLVEWYYKAEGGIDEPIYKYENEKQELGSRFRGRLQWDGSIDMQDVSISVLNISLNDSGIYTCNVTREFNFEVHRPVVTRSTLIRLTVVEEAGEDLTSVISEIMMYILLVFLTLWLLVEMIYCYRKVAKAEEVAQENATDYLAIPSENKENCAVPVDEE